Proteins encoded by one window of Vampirovibrionales bacterium:
- a CDS encoding AAA family ATPase yields the protein MPPPASSAGGAILFEKSCPGCGSTNAIINRFCAFCGRRFESLSDAAESDDAQAPALTEKTPGPLPLKGRQSSQTLIESRLAAAEEEALAAAYERPNDAAGLADSNALTLDSAPEHAPAPKSEPEPEPEPPADESHLTQFAQISIEFMNFVQLASSVQDPSLIERYRGECVARIEEMAARAQGVVESVRNNILFIIFPRQETLYASVAQAVALSLQVLEEPLTFQQLPLKIRIGLALESAGERQPMTSAIERSVASPGMVVASEQAYTLFEDDYAVEPVGPIRIGETFQTFYRILKPRPAVMPDPAIVADAADKGPESSPHPNPEMPLSPVRSESLPDPAASLVGPESSPNASPLSPVSAISPLTAPDVGAPQGESQDDVFALLFPRATGDAPSLDESLDGASELSPAAFSAASHEAPHASGPVGEAGGFRESLAAAAASPGLADADARFQGPPESPAASDSLDAYSHPSPTLTPETTDMDAFASPPPDDPAMIGVLGMMGMGAAPPPSAMASAEMPQEPLRDTAHQTVTGYSPPLFCGRRAPESANVRYEKGVETLIAELSAFIDDPSAAGRILTLSANEGVGKSYIVSNLLLRALAPDPRQPRMVWFQGSNYASFGGRGLPLLLWIEMFHNALPMMLEGSDPGSLQSWLSHTLNHIYRGQAPPEAMRFWSNFFLINPLAPIQLDALDGLGDIERYMGDFIAHMAQQMPVVMVIEDLDQADAASLELLVRLVEGGLLSHRVCLVLTHDREFLPLGRLEQVLALHTSRNVVISDLNQEEIVSFLSSGPFAGTLETLSSRHIDDLMTYSQGRSIYLFEAIAYLQISQVFWVNPQTGKLAPNPNVDQTALSLPASLAEMIQARFDGLSAEQRYVLQVASVLGERFTLKTLVDLCQFDIETLQRILEHLTVQQFIVSDFQQTGHFRHRILWELVYRSLTPELRADLHKLASEYLENLVRNRVTVNPLLCAMHAERAGMGDRAFHYWNLAGVWCTQIGDRVGLNLAFAQALALLQKKASPDAADLAARLYCNLGMLNLDDDPALAVSLLERAAAYAEEKGDSARRIETYGYLAAGYEAMGRLQQAHDVLEKSLALISRQSSPQEHAILQASRLGCLYRLGRLEKTRELLIAELAPLTENSDALRDPTLAESLFTARWLHHEIDLWQCRPDSSEALSHALALTEERGYGALALSMKLSRIRGFLWRGAYESVDRHLHALLPEIEALPRPDELLGQWGLLAMTLHIDKGDWKSAQDLTLHSLYKAEQAHDYYTWIQINAEAGRIALGQNRAADALSIFEGMAAESAERRFASCALICWRLLSQAQLVQGRLEPALEIAARALEIAEKPDVGNTRERYLLSLTMARILLAQGDIRAAGERLQPLWPEIKQTGFLPLIADAASAVGELYLAMANRLPEGVQRIQRQERGMQFVEIAMTQWQQLRNPYQLALASAHLSSGVA from the coding sequence ATGCCGCCCCCGGCCTCAAGCGCAGGCGGGGCGATTCTATTTGAGAAGTCGTGTCCCGGCTGTGGCTCGACCAATGCTATTATTAACCGCTTTTGCGCCTTTTGCGGACGCCGTTTTGAATCGCTGAGCGATGCGGCTGAGTCAGACGACGCGCAAGCCCCTGCGCTCACCGAAAAAACGCCGGGTCCGTTGCCGCTTAAAGGCCGCCAGTCGTCTCAAACCCTGATTGAATCGCGCTTGGCCGCTGCAGAAGAAGAGGCGCTGGCTGCTGCGTATGAGCGCCCGAACGATGCGGCGGGCCTCGCTGATTCCAATGCCCTGACACTGGACAGCGCGCCTGAGCATGCGCCGGCGCCGAAATCTGAGCCCGAGCCCGAGCCCGAGCCGCCCGCCGACGAGTCGCATCTGACGCAATTCGCGCAGATTTCCATTGAGTTTATGAACTTCGTCCAGTTGGCGTCTTCGGTGCAAGACCCGTCTCTGATTGAGCGCTATCGCGGCGAATGCGTCGCCCGTATCGAAGAAATGGCCGCCCGCGCGCAAGGCGTGGTCGAATCCGTCCGAAATAACATCCTGTTTATTATTTTTCCGCGCCAAGAGACGCTTTATGCGTCCGTGGCTCAAGCTGTCGCGCTGTCGTTGCAGGTGCTGGAAGAGCCCCTGACGTTTCAGCAGTTGCCCCTTAAAATCCGAATCGGCCTGGCTCTGGAGTCTGCAGGCGAGCGTCAGCCCATGACATCAGCTATTGAGCGCTCGGTCGCCTCTCCCGGCATGGTTGTCGCCAGTGAACAGGCTTACACGCTGTTTGAAGACGACTACGCCGTCGAACCCGTCGGCCCCATCCGCATTGGCGAGACCTTTCAGACGTTTTACCGCATTCTCAAGCCGCGTCCCGCCGTGATGCCGGACCCGGCCATTGTCGCCGACGCCGCTGACAAAGGCCCGGAATCAAGCCCGCACCCAAACCCGGAAATGCCACTGTCGCCCGTTCGGTCTGAATCGTTGCCTGATCCTGCGGCTTCTCTGGTCGGGCCGGAATCTTCGCCTAACGCGTCGCCTTTGTCGCCGGTCAGCGCAATTTCTCCCCTGACGGCGCCAGATGTCGGCGCCCCGCAAGGCGAGTCGCAAGACGATGTTTTTGCTCTGCTCTTTCCCCGCGCGACGGGAGATGCGCCCTCGTTGGACGAGTCTCTTGACGGTGCGTCAGAACTATCGCCAGCGGCTTTTTCAGCGGCTTCTCATGAAGCGCCGCACGCTTCGGGGCCTGTGGGCGAGGCGGGTGGATTTCGCGAGTCTCTGGCAGCCGCCGCCGCGTCGCCCGGTCTCGCTGACGCTGACGCCCGGTTTCAGGGTCCGCCTGAGTCGCCTGCTGCGTCTGATTCCCTCGATGCTTACTCTCACCCCAGCCCGACGCTGACGCCCGAAACGACGGACATGGACGCGTTTGCCTCGCCCCCCCCTGATGATCCTGCCATGATTGGCGTCTTGGGGATGATGGGCATGGGCGCTGCGCCTCCTCCGTCAGCGATGGCCAGCGCGGAAATGCCGCAAGAACCCTTGCGCGATACGGCCCACCAGACGGTCACGGGCTATTCTCCGCCGCTATTCTGTGGGCGTCGCGCGCCAGAATCGGCCAACGTCCGCTACGAAAAAGGCGTTGAAACCCTCATTGCCGAATTGAGCGCCTTTATCGACGACCCATCCGCCGCCGGGCGCATCCTCACGCTGTCGGCCAATGAGGGCGTTGGCAAATCCTATATCGTCAGCAATTTGCTACTGCGCGCCCTCGCCCCCGACCCGCGCCAACCGCGAATGGTCTGGTTTCAGGGCAGCAATTACGCCTCGTTCGGCGGGCGCGGCCTGCCGCTGCTGCTCTGGATCGAGATGTTCCATAACGCTTTGCCCATGATGCTCGAAGGCTCCGATCCGGGCAGTTTACAGTCCTGGCTGTCGCATACGCTCAACCACATCTATCGCGGTCAGGCTCCGCCCGAGGCGATGCGCTTCTGGAGCAATTTCTTCCTGATTAATCCGCTTGCTCCGATTCAGCTCGACGCGCTCGACGGGCTGGGCGATATTGAGCGCTATATGGGCGATTTTATCGCGCACATGGCCCAGCAAATGCCGGTCGTCATGGTGATCGAAGACCTGGATCAGGCCGATGCGGCTTCGCTGGAGCTGCTGGTTCGTCTGGTCGAGGGCGGCTTGCTGTCGCATCGCGTGTGTCTGGTGTTGACGCACGATCGCGAGTTCTTGCCGCTGGGGCGTCTGGAGCAGGTCTTGGCGCTGCACACTTCTCGAAATGTCGTTATTTCGGATCTTAATCAAGAAGAAATCGTCAGCTTCCTGAGTTCAGGCCCTTTTGCCGGGACGCTGGAAACCCTCTCCTCACGCCATATCGACGACCTGATGACCTATTCTCAAGGCCGCTCGATTTACCTCTTTGAGGCTATAGCCTACCTGCAAATCAGCCAGGTATTCTGGGTGAACCCGCAGACCGGCAAGCTTGCGCCGAATCCCAATGTCGATCAAACTGCGCTGAGCCTGCCCGCGTCGCTAGCAGAAATGATTCAAGCCCGCTTTGACGGTCTTTCCGCCGAACAGCGCTATGTCCTGCAAGTCGCCAGCGTGCTGGGCGAGCGTTTCACGCTCAAGACGCTCGTGGATCTGTGTCAGTTTGATATCGAAACGCTTCAGCGCATCCTCGAACACCTGACGGTGCAACAGTTTATCGTTAGTGATTTCCAGCAGACAGGGCATTTCCGTCACCGGATTCTCTGGGAGCTTGTCTATCGCAGCCTGACGCCAGAACTGCGCGCCGACCTGCATAAGCTGGCCAGCGAATATCTGGAGAATCTCGTCCGTAATCGCGTCACGGTCAATCCCCTCTTGTGCGCCATGCACGCTGAACGCGCCGGGATGGGCGATCGCGCGTTCCATTACTGGAATCTGGCCGGGGTCTGGTGTACGCAGATCGGCGATCGCGTCGGGCTGAATCTGGCCTTTGCTCAGGCTCTGGCCCTGCTCCAGAAAAAAGCCTCGCCTGATGCCGCTGATTTGGCGGCGCGGCTGTATTGCAATCTGGGCATGCTGAATCTCGACGACGATCCGGCTCTGGCCGTTTCCCTACTGGAGCGCGCTGCCGCCTATGCCGAAGAAAAAGGCGACAGCGCCCGCCGAATCGAGACCTATGGTTATCTCGCCGCAGGCTACGAAGCCATGGGACGCCTTCAACAAGCGCACGACGTTCTCGAGAAGAGCCTCGCGCTGATTTCTCGCCAAAGCTCGCCGCAAGAACACGCTATCTTGCAGGCGTCGCGCCTTGGTTGTCTGTATCGCCTCGGTCGCCTCGAAAAAACCCGCGAGCTGCTGATTGCCGAACTCGCCCCGCTCACCGAAAACTCTGACGCCCTGCGCGATCCCACCCTCGCCGAATCCCTGTTTACCGCGCGCTGGCTGCACCACGAGATCGATCTCTGGCAATGCCGCCCCGATTCCTCCGAGGCGCTCAGCCATGCGCTCGCCCTGACCGAAGAGCGGGGCTATGGCGCGCTGGCCCTCTCGATGAAGCTCTCGCGGATTCGCGGCTTTCTGTGGCGCGGCGCCTATGAGAGCGTCGATCGCCATCTGCACGCCCTTCTCCCCGAGATCGAAGCCCTCCCGCGTCCAGATGAACTGCTGGGCCAATGGGGCCTGCTCGCCATGACGCTCCACATCGACAAAGGCGACTGGAAGAGCGCCCAGGATCTGACCCTGCATAGCCTTTACAAGGCCGAGCAGGCTCATGATTATTACACCTGGATTCAAATCAATGCCGAGGCCGGGCGTATCGCCTTGGGGCAGAATCGCGCCGCCGACGCGCTCAGTATTTTCGAGGGGATGGCTGCCGAAAGCGCGGAGCGCCGATTCGCTTCCTGCGCGCTGATTTGCTGGCGTCTGCTGTCGCAAGCCCAACTCGTCCAGGGTCGCCTCGAACCTGCGCTGGAAATCGCCGCCCGCGCGCTGGAAATCGCCGAAAAACCGGATGTCGGCAATACCCGCGAGCGTTATCTGCTGAGTCTGACGATGGCGCGCATTCTACTGGCTCAAGGCGATATTCGCGCGGCGGGCGAGCGTTTGCAGCCCTTGTGGCCCGAAATCAAGCAAACCGGCTTCCTGCCGTTGATTGCCGATGCGGCAAGCGCTGTGGGCGAACTGTATCTGGCGATGGCCAATCGCCTGCCAGAGGGCGTCCAGCGTATTCAGCGCCAGGAACGGGGCATGCAGTTTGTCGAAATCGCGATGACGCAATGGCAACAATTGCGCAATCCGTATCAATTGGCCCTGGCGTCGGCGCATCTGTCGTCAGGCGTGGCGTAA
- the fliD gene encoding flagellar filament capping protein FliD, producing the protein MSSTSPISLSGLASGFPTEDVITKLMAIEKRPVDILKTRLQNLNLGDAQYKNAKSRVESLNAVLKKLVTPSVLEGDPFKAKASKSANDAIATATVTGNASAQTLKLEVRQLATATTARSVSNVASQLAAGTDLISDVAQGGITSGTFTVFVDGAAHSITVDATQNFDSVFTQISALANITGVSVSGGKIQIDNAAGHTVQLGANGDTSNFLDLTFLKTGDKTATSVTSSVALTRVNLGAVASTAGANLATPLTDGTFTIGKATFDTTGKTLNAIISEINNNADAGVSISYDVAANRLNLSATGSGSALITMADGTSNFLGAMGLISGGDSTLSQTAGKNAEFYVNGTQLFSGSNTVSSSITGLTGVTLELKGQNVGAPIDIVISRDASKLETAVTDLVAQLNQAISFIDEQTDMQNNNAKLKGESSLRRFRDQLRSTMSNPVAGLTKYSTLFSVGISTGAVTAGDNTASSKFQFDKTQFEAALASNPDEVSALMVGATGVLTQLKTLTDNALNDDANESLDGLFAGHNNSTERRIKDLNTQISRAESRLAQKEEFYRKQFQVMEMLISQYNNQGTAITNMANQIAANKG; encoded by the coding sequence ATGTCCAGCACCTCCCCGATTTCTCTCAGCGGTCTGGCGTCGGGCTTCCCAACGGAAGACGTCATCACCAAACTGATGGCGATTGAAAAACGACCCGTCGACATTCTCAAGACGCGCCTTCAGAACCTGAATCTGGGCGATGCGCAGTATAAAAACGCTAAATCGCGCGTGGAATCGCTTAACGCGGTGCTCAAAAAGCTGGTCACCCCGTCGGTGCTGGAGGGCGACCCGTTTAAGGCCAAGGCGTCGAAGTCAGCCAATGACGCCATTGCCACGGCGACCGTTACAGGCAACGCTTCGGCGCAAACCCTCAAGCTGGAAGTGCGCCAGTTGGCGACTGCCACCACCGCGCGCAGCGTCAGCAACGTCGCCTCGCAACTCGCCGCGGGAACAGATCTCATCAGCGACGTCGCCCAAGGAGGCATTACCAGCGGGACGTTTACCGTTTTTGTGGACGGCGCGGCTCATAGCATTACCGTCGATGCGACACAGAATTTTGACAGCGTGTTTACGCAGATAAGCGCGCTGGCCAATATCACCGGCGTGAGCGTCTCGGGCGGCAAAATTCAGATCGACAACGCCGCCGGCCATACGGTGCAACTGGGCGCCAATGGCGATACGTCGAATTTTCTGGATCTGACGTTTTTAAAGACCGGCGATAAGACGGCCACCAGCGTCACCAGCTCGGTCGCCCTCACGCGGGTAAATCTGGGCGCGGTTGCCAGTACGGCGGGCGCAAACCTGGCGACGCCTCTGACTGACGGAACGTTTACCATCGGCAAGGCCACGTTTGACACCACCGGCAAAACGTTGAATGCGATTATCAGCGAAATCAACAACAACGCCGACGCCGGCGTGTCGATTTCTTATGACGTGGCGGCCAACCGGCTGAATTTGAGCGCCACGGGCAGCGGCAGCGCACTGATTACCATGGCCGACGGCACGAGTAATTTTCTGGGCGCGATGGGGCTGATCAGCGGCGGCGATTCGACGCTGTCGCAGACCGCCGGCAAAAACGCTGAATTTTACGTCAATGGCACCCAGCTCTTCAGCGGATCCAACACGGTCAGCTCGAGTATCACAGGCCTCACGGGCGTGACGCTGGAACTCAAGGGCCAGAACGTCGGCGCGCCGATTGATATTGTCATCAGCCGAGACGCTTCGAAGCTGGAAACAGCCGTCACGGACCTGGTGGCCCAGCTCAATCAGGCCATCTCGTTTATCGACGAGCAGACGGATATGCAGAACAACAACGCCAAGCTCAAGGGCGAAAGCAGTCTGCGACGCTTCCGTGACCAGTTGCGCAGTACAATGTCGAATCCGGTTGCGGGTTTGACGAAGTATTCGACGCTGTTTTCAGTCGGGATTTCGACCGGAGCCGTGACAGCAGGCGATAACACCGCCTCGTCGAAGTTTCAGTTTGATAAAACCCAGTTTGAAGCTGCGCTGGCATCCAATCCCGATGAGGTCAGCGCCCTGATGGTCGGCGCCACCGGCGTTTTGACCCAGCTTAAGACCCTGACCGACAACGCCTTGAACGACGACGCCAACGAATCGCTCGACGGCCTGTTCGCCGGGCACAATAACAGCACCGAGCGGCGTATCAAGGATCTCAACACGCAAATCTCGCGCGCAGAAAGCCGCTTGGCACAAAAAGAAGAGTTCTATCGCAAGCAGTTTCAGGTGATGGAAATGCTGATTTCCCAATATAACAATCAGGGAACGGCCATCACCAATATGGCCAACCAAATTGCGGCCAACAAGGGCTAA
- a CDS encoding amino acid permease: MSRPSLLSRLFRTKSLDRILHEAGHQEHQLKKTLSAFDLVIFGVGAMIGAGIFALCGSAAVGAAGHPGAGPAVVVSFVIVGFICGLCALCYSEFASMAPISGSAYTYAFSTMGEFIAWIIGWALVLEYAVGNMAVAVSWTGHVKEFLLSHFNVTMPAFLSSNTLTTEVSLDKADPSLLLKAIPFTIPFTDDHYYLLIQKAFNVPAFIIVMLITTLLFFGVSESARTAAVMVFIKTGVILLFVAVGALFIFGGNPQHMAIAHENWFANGWQTFAPNGFYGILTGASTIFFAYIGFDAVSTAAEETKNPQRDIPIGIMGSLAICTILYIAVSAVVTAVTPLDQINTEAAVVGAMRYMGNYPWAQILISVGAIAGLTSVMLVLQLGGTRIFYAISRDGLLPALFSKVHPVFQTPHICTVLVGFFVAIGAGLLPIGLLSEMCNIGTLGAFLVVCAGVAMLRITDPERPRPFRTPLGLTFPIIGGLGCLIVMLGLAPTTWIVTIGWFLLGMAVYFGYGFWHSKMNDARA, encoded by the coding sequence ATGTCTCGCCCCTCGCTGTTGAGCCGCCTGTTTCGCACCAAGAGTCTGGATCGCATCCTGCACGAGGCGGGACATCAGGAGCATCAGCTCAAAAAGACGTTGAGCGCCTTTGATCTGGTTATTTTCGGCGTGGGCGCGATGATCGGGGCCGGGATTTTCGCTCTGTGCGGGTCTGCCGCTGTCGGCGCTGCCGGACACCCGGGCGCAGGGCCTGCGGTGGTCGTCTCCTTTGTGATTGTCGGTTTTATTTGCGGCCTGTGCGCCCTTTGCTACTCCGAATTCGCCTCGATGGCGCCCATTTCGGGTTCCGCCTATACCTACGCTTTTTCCACGATGGGCGAATTCATCGCCTGGATTATCGGCTGGGCGCTGGTGCTGGAATACGCCGTCGGCAACATGGCGGTCGCCGTCAGTTGGACCGGTCACGTCAAGGAATTCCTGCTGTCGCATTTTAACGTCACGATGCCGGCTTTTCTATCGAGCAATACGCTGACCACCGAGGTGAGCCTCGACAAGGCGGATCCCTCTCTATTACTCAAGGCCATCCCGTTTACGATCCCGTTTACGGATGATCATTATTACCTCTTGATTCAAAAGGCGTTTAACGTCCCGGCGTTTATTATCGTGATGCTAATTACCACGCTGCTGTTTTTCGGCGTTTCCGAAAGCGCTCGCACCGCAGCCGTGATGGTCTTCATCAAGACGGGCGTCATTCTGCTGTTTGTGGCGGTGGGCGCCCTCTTTATTTTTGGCGGCAATCCGCAGCACATGGCCATTGCGCATGAAAACTGGTTCGCCAATGGCTGGCAGACGTTTGCGCCCAACGGCTTTTACGGGATTCTCACCGGCGCGTCTACGATTTTCTTCGCTTATATCGGCTTTGACGCAGTGTCGACCGCTGCCGAAGAAACCAAAAACCCGCAGCGCGATATTCCTATCGGCATTATGGGTTCGCTTGCTATCTGTACGATTCTCTATATTGCGGTTTCCGCCGTGGTGACGGCTGTTACGCCGCTCGACCAAATCAATACCGAAGCCGCTGTGGTCGGCGCCATGCGCTATATGGGCAATTACCCCTGGGCGCAGATTCTCATCAGCGTCGGCGCGATTGCCGGCCTTACCTCGGTGATGCTGGTACTGCAACTGGGCGGCACCCGTATTTTCTATGCGATTTCTCGCGATGGCCTGTTGCCTGCGCTGTTTTCCAAGGTGCATCCGGTTTTCCAGACGCCGCACATCTGCACCGTGCTGGTGGGCTTCTTTGTTGCCATCGGCGCAGGTCTGCTGCCCATCGGGCTCTTGTCCGAAATGTGTAATATCGGGACGCTCGGCGCGTTTCTGGTCGTCTGCGCCGGGGTGGCGATGCTGCGTATCACGGATCCCGAGCGTCCCCGTCCCTTCCGCACGCCGCTGGGCTTGACCTTTCCTATTATTGGCGGGCTCGGCTGTCTGATCGTTATGCTGGGCTTGGCTCCAACCACCTGGATCGTTACGATCGGCTGGTTCTTGCTGGGTATGGCCGTTTATTTTGGCTATGGATTCTGGCATAGCAAGATGAATGACGCTCGCGCATAG
- a CDS encoding slipin family protein: MLLVPVLPVLVIGFFFFISWIRVLNEYERGVIFRLGRIQSEPVGPGLFFLLAPPFVDRMVKIDLRTVTMDVPPQDVITRDNVSIKVNAVVYYRVVDELKAITEIENYHYATSQMAQTTLRSVVGQAELDELLSNREKISREVQEILDEQTNPWGVKVTNVEVKQVDLPSDMQRALARQAEAERERRAKVIAAEGEFQAAEKLVDAAKLMGEHPMALQMRYLQTMVEVGAEKNTTIFFPIPIDVLDALTQNRGKRGDATFSH; encoded by the coding sequence ATGTTATTGGTTCCCGTGTTACCGGTTCTGGTGATCGGGTTTTTCTTCTTTATCAGCTGGATTCGGGTTCTCAACGAGTACGAACGCGGCGTGATTTTCCGACTGGGCCGGATTCAGTCCGAACCCGTGGGCCCCGGCCTGTTTTTCCTGCTGGCTCCGCCCTTTGTGGACCGTATGGTGAAGATCGATTTGCGCACGGTGACCATGGATGTCCCGCCGCAAGACGTGATTACGCGCGACAACGTGTCGATTAAGGTCAATGCGGTTGTCTATTACCGCGTCGTTGACGAGCTGAAAGCCATCACCGAGATTGAAAACTACCACTACGCCACGTCGCAAATGGCCCAAACCACGCTCAGAAGCGTCGTCGGTCAGGCCGAACTCGATGAATTGCTGAGCAATCGCGAAAAAATCAGCCGTGAAGTGCAGGAAATCCTTGATGAGCAGACCAATCCGTGGGGCGTCAAGGTCACAAATGTTGAAGTGAAGCAGGTGGACCTGCCTTCGGATATGCAACGCGCCCTGGCCCGCCAGGCTGAAGCCGAGCGCGAACGCCGGGCGAAAGTCATTGCCGCCGAAGGCGAGTTTCAGGCCGCCGAAAAACTGGTAGACGCCGCCAAATTAATGGGCGAGCATCCCATGGCCCTGCAAATGCGCTACCTGCAAACCATGGTCGAAGTGGGCGCCGAGAAAAACACAACTATCTTCTTCCCCATTCCCATCGACGTGCTGGACGCCCTCACCCAGAACCGCGGCAAGCGCGGCGACGCGACGTTTTCGCATTAA
- the grpE gene encoding nucleotide exchange factor GrpE, which translates to MNPFQKAASAAPGEDAVEESSAAAPTPESPAASDAEDWKAQYDGLYDQHLRLAADFDNFRKRVTQEREALMKFGAESTLQRLIPVLDTLDRGLGSLTEQSDSKTLFQGMTLMRRQLLDALTQLGLTRIETVGQAFDPNFHEAAGQTPTDAVPENQILLEAMSGYMLHDRVLRPALVMVAAPPVSSAPSEPPAPAAGNPFTPPPSADA; encoded by the coding sequence ATGAATCCCTTTCAAAAAGCCGCTTCCGCCGCGCCTGGGGAAGACGCTGTCGAGGAGTCCTCCGCTGCCGCCCCGACGCCGGAGTCCCCCGCCGCCAGCGACGCCGAAGACTGGAAGGCCCAGTACGATGGCCTTTACGATCAGCATCTGCGTCTGGCCGCAGACTTTGATAACTTCCGCAAGCGCGTCACTCAAGAGCGAGAAGCCCTCATGAAGTTCGGCGCGGAATCCACGCTGCAACGGCTGATTCCCGTCCTCGATACTCTCGATCGCGGCTTGGGCAGCCTCACCGAGCAATCTGACTCTAAAACCCTCTTTCAGGGTATGACGCTGATGCGCCGCCAATTGCTCGACGCCCTCACCCAACTGGGTCTCACGCGGATTGAAACCGTCGGCCAGGCCTTTGACCCCAACTTCCACGAGGCCGCCGGACAAACGCCGACCGACGCCGTCCCTGAAAATCAGATTCTGCTGGAGGCCATGAGCGGCTACATGCTTCATGATCGCGTCCTGCGCCCCGCGCTGGTGATGGTCGCCGCCCCGCCGGTTTCTTCGGCGCCATCGGAACCGCCTGCGCCCGCTGCTGGCAACCCGTTTACGCCCCCGCCGTCGGCGGACGCCTAG
- the dnaJ gene encoding molecular chaperone DnaJ, whose translation MSTAKRDYYEILGLSRSASKDEIKKAFRKIAKEVHPDVNPSPDADARFKELGEAFDVLSDDQKRQVYDAYGHDGLKSGGYSPSWDFMQGFPDLNDLFSSFFGGDFGFSAGGRRQQNPYQGDDLRVDVALDFHDCLNGLKKDLPIQRLTHCDECSGSGCAPGTGPSACSTCGGSGQIRQTTQTIIGHFTQIGACPRCRGMGQMIADPCKTCNGAGRAQSEKTLTLTIPPGVDHGTRLRVAGEGNAGPHGGPAGDLYVMIHLNPHPVFQRDGYNILSTLETSFPRLALGGSVEVETLDGLESLKIPAGTQNGAVFTLRGHGMPHLNHPQRRGDHFIQVQARVPTKLSGEEKKLLEQLAELGDRREGRKKPTPQSASVLGRFRDALAGGGA comes from the coding sequence GTGAGTACCGCCAAACGCGACTATTACGAGATCCTTGGCCTCAGCCGCAGCGCGTCCAAGGACGAGATCAAGAAGGCCTTCCGCAAAATCGCCAAAGAGGTTCACCCGGACGTTAACCCGAGCCCGGACGCCGATGCGCGCTTTAAGGAGTTGGGCGAGGCCTTTGACGTCCTCAGCGACGATCAGAAACGCCAGGTCTACGACGCCTACGGCCACGACGGCCTGAAATCCGGCGGCTACTCGCCCAGTTGGGATTTCATGCAGGGCTTTCCCGACCTCAACGACTTGTTTTCCTCGTTTTTTGGGGGCGATTTCGGCTTTTCCGCCGGGGGGCGACGCCAGCAGAACCCCTATCAGGGCGATGATCTGCGCGTGGATGTCGCGCTGGACTTCCACGATTGCCTCAATGGGCTGAAGAAAGACCTGCCCATTCAGCGCCTGACCCACTGCGATGAGTGCTCTGGCTCTGGTTGCGCGCCCGGAACGGGCCCCAGCGCCTGTTCCACCTGCGGCGGCTCGGGCCAGATTCGCCAGACGACGCAAACCATCATTGGGCACTTCACCCAAATCGGCGCATGCCCGCGCTGCCGGGGGATGGGCCAGATGATCGCCGATCCATGCAAGACCTGTAATGGCGCTGGCCGCGCTCAGAGCGAAAAGACCCTGACGCTGACCATTCCGCCCGGCGTCGATCACGGCACGCGGCTGCGCGTGGCGGGCGAAGGCAATGCGGGGCCGCACGGCGGGCCTGCCGGCGACTTGTACGTGATGATTCACCTTAATCCGCATCCGGTGTTTCAGCGTGACGGCTATAACATCCTCTCTACGCTGGAAACGTCATTTCCTCGGCTGGCGCTGGGCGGCTCCGTTGAGGTTGAAACCCTCGATGGGCTTGAATCCCTTAAGATACCCGCCGGAACCCAGAACGGCGCCGTATTTACGTTGCGCGGACACGGCATGCCCCATCTTAATCACCCGCAACGCCGCGGCGACCACTTTATCCAGGTGCAGGCCCGCGTCCCCACCAAGCTGTCAGGCGAAGAGAAGAAGCTGCTCGAGCAACTGGCCGAACTTGGCGATCGCCGAGAGGGTCGCAAAAAGCCGACGCCGCAATCTGCGAGTGTTCTGGGACGTTTCCGCGATGCGCTGGCGGGCGGCGGGGCCTGA